In the Apium graveolens cultivar Ventura unplaced genomic scaffold, ASM990537v1 ctg25, whole genome shotgun sequence genome, one interval contains:
- the LOC141700537 gene encoding uncharacterized protein LOC141700537 yields MASASTNSGSSSDGCDSARCEKRRFVRSENMEKSMTNLNVNLAAVSRMVEALGESHMQFSGHMTVQQEEFNKRFKAQQQFLLEEIRLLRIEYGEIRRKMNEWFWMPGSWAGLKSVYV; encoded by the exons ATGGCATCCGCTTCCACGAACAG TGGTAGCAGTTCGGATGGGTGCGACAGTGCCAGATGTGAGAAACGCAGATTCGTGAGATCGGAGAATATGGAAAAGAGCATGACCAATCTCAATGTTAACCTTGCTGCTGTGTCGAGGATGGTTGAGGCGCTGGGGGAGAGCCACATGCAGTTCAGTGGGCACATGACAGTGCAGCAGGAAGAGTTCAACAAAAGGTTCAAGGCGCAACAACAGTTTCTGCTTGAGGAGATTAGGCTACTGAGGATTGAGTATGGTGAGATTCGCAGGAAGATGAATGAGTGGTTCTGGATGCCTGGCAGTTGGGCTGGTTTGAAGTCTGTTTATgtttaa